The genome window GTTTCCGAAGTCGGCCGGGGTCGGAGCGGCGGGAGCGCGCTCGCGCGGCGCTTCCTCTTCCGGAGGTGCTGCGGCGCAAGAGCCGATTGCGCCGCAGGTCGCCGTGCCCGAGCCGCGGGTGTTGCAAGTGCTTTGTCCGCGCGGGCACGCGCTGGAAACGCCCGAAGAGATGCTCGGCACCGAGGTGATCTGCCCGCAGTGCCGAACGCAATTCGTACCGACCGTGGAGCGGAGCGTCGCTTATCTGCGGCATAAGCAGCGCTACGAAAACCAGAAAGAAGACGCCAAAGGACGGTTCTGGATCGCGATCGCGGTGGTTGCGACGGCGATCGTCGTCGTGACGCTCATCGGCATGGGCGTGTATTTGAAACGTCGCGGCTAGCGCGTAAGAGAGGCGTGACAAACGCTCGACGGCGCGATAAGGTGCAACCGCGCTATAAAGTCACTGCGCAGTGCGACCGGTTCGCCCGCCCTTCCCTTGAGGACTCCCGCCATGTTCGTCGCTCCCGTTCGGCTTGCTTCGCTGACGAAGCCTTTGAATGCGCTCTCCGTCATCGCGTTGCTCGGCTGCGCATTGCTGGGCAGCAGCGCCGCAGCGCAAGAGCCGATCGTGCCGACTGACCGAATCGCGCTCTTCAACGGCACCGACCTCACCGGCTGGTACACCTGGCTGAAAGACACGCAGCGCGAAGATCCGCGCAAGGTGTTCACCGTGCGCGACGGACTCCTGCACATCTCGGGCGACGGCTTCGGCTGCGTCACGACGAACCAGGCCTATCGCAATTATCATCTCGTCGCGGAGTTCAAATGGGGGCCGCGCACGTGGCATGAGCGCGCGAAGAAGGCCCGCGATTCCGGCATCTTGGTTCATTCCTACGGTGCCGACGGCGCGTACAACGGCATCTGGATGCGTTCGATCGAAACGCAGATCATCGAAGGGGGCTACGGCGATTTCATCGTCGTCTCCGGCGGGATCATCGATCCGAATCAGAAGCTGTCGATCAAAGCCGAGGTCGAGCAAGATCGCGACATGGAATGGGTCTGGCACGAAGGGGGCGAGAAGCGTGAGTTTCTGCGCGGCCGCGTCAACTGGTTCGGTCGCGATCCCGATTGGAAAGATGAGCTCGGCTTCCGCGGCAAGCAAGAGATCGTCCCTGCCGACGCCGAGTGGATCCGCATGGACGTGATCTGTCGCGACGATTCGATCACGAACCTCGTCAACGGCGTCGTCGTCAACCACGCGACGGAAGCGAACCCATCGACCGGCAAGATCCAGATCCAAGCCGAGCTTGCGGAGATCTTCTTTCGGCGGATCGAGTTGTACCCGCTCGGGAAAGCGCCGAAGTTCCGTTAAAGTAGTAGGCACGTTCCACGTGCCGTAACCACGTGCGCCTTTCGAGCGCGACGCACGCTCGCGCCACGTTCGACATCCGTTCAATAGCCCCGGATGCCTATCCGGGGGCGAGCCGTGTTCGTAGCTCGAAGCCCCTTGTGGCGGACGGCACGTGGAACGTGCCTGCTGCATTCGGTGCATTCCTCGTCATTCGTCCTTAAAAACCGGCACAATCGGGCTTTATTATCGCAACCTACCTATGCCGCTCCCTAGCTAAGTGCTATAGTTGGGGCGTAACGAGGTGGTAAGAAGCGACGGCCCGTAGCGGTTTGCCCAGCAAACCATTGCGAGCGCTTTCGCCCCGAATGCTTCTTCTTGAAGCGGCCATTTTCCCCTGCAGCAGCGGCTTTCGAGCATTGGGCTCCAGTTCCGTGGTCCGCCGGGAAAAGTATCCGGCTCTCGACCGCGATTCACCGCTTGCCCCCTCCGCCGAGCAACACGACCGCTGCGCATTTACCAAATGCAAAGCGTCCGCTCGGTGCGTATTGGGGTCGTCCGGCTCTGCT of Planctomycetia bacterium contains these proteins:
- a CDS encoding DUF1080 domain-containing protein — its product is MFVAPVRLASLTKPLNALSVIALLGCALLGSSAAAQEPIVPTDRIALFNGTDLTGWYTWLKDTQREDPRKVFTVRDGLLHISGDGFGCVTTNQAYRNYHLVAEFKWGPRTWHERAKKARDSGILVHSYGADGAYNGIWMRSIETQIIEGGYGDFIVVSGGIIDPNQKLSIKAEVEQDRDMEWVWHEGGEKREFLRGRVNWFGRDPDWKDELGFRGKQEIVPADAEWIRMDVICRDDSITNLVNGVVVNHATEANPSTGKIQIQAELAEIFFRRIELYPLGKAPKFR